Proteins encoded in a region of the Trichosurus vulpecula isolate mTriVul1 chromosome 9, mTriVul1.pri, whole genome shotgun sequence genome:
- the CHDH gene encoding choline dehydrogenase, mitochondrial isoform X2, with protein sequence MSLFLRASSKKWSLSPMAGLVRLAHQAILNGGKRDTYSYIIVGAGSAGCVLSHRLSEDTNSTVLVLEAGPKDIFLGSKRLTWKVHMPAALVSNLCDNKYNWYYHTTPQKGMNQRVMYWPRGRIWGGSSSLNAMVYVRGHAEDYNRWSEEGAEGWDYNHCLPYFRKAQTHELGPNQYRGGEGPLYVSRGKSNHPLHHAFLEAAQQAGYPFTEDMNGFQQEGFGWMDMTIYKGLRWSTASAYLRPALTRPNLTAESGTFVTRILFDRTRAIGVEYIQSGQKKKVYASKEVILSGGAINSPQLLMLSGIGNADDLKKHGIPVVCNLPGVGQNLQDHLEMYIQQECTQPITLYSAQKPIRKMAIGLEWLWKFSGWGATAHLETGGFIRSRPGVPHPDIQFHFLPSQVIDHGRVPSQQEAYQVHVGTMRSMSVGWLKLKSANPMDHPIIEPNYMSTEADIEEFRLSVKLTREIFAQKALEPFRGQELQPGSHVQSDQDIDAFVRAKADSAYHPSCTCKMGQPSDPTAVVDPQARVIGVENLRVVDASIMPSVVSGNLNAPTIMIAEKASDMIRGLPALCDEGVPVYRPKTLETQR encoded by the exons ATGTCTCTGTTCCTCCGAGCCTCCTCTAAGAAGTGGAGCCTCTCTCCTATGGCTGGGCTGGTGAGGCTCGCCCATCAGGCCATTTTGAATGGTGGGAAAAGAGACACCTACAGCTATATCATCGTCGGGGCTGGGTCTGCTGGCTGTGTCCTGAGCCACCGGCTATCAGAAGATACCAACAGCACTGTGCTGGTCCTGGAGGCTGGACCCAAAGACATCTTCTTAGGCAGTAAGCGACTCACATGGAAGGTCCACATGCCTGCTGCCCTGGTCTCAAACCTCTGTGATAATAAGTACAACTGGTATTACCATACCACCCCCCAGAAGGGCATGAACCAGCGAGTCATGTACTGGCCCCGGGGCCGCATCTGGGGTGGCTCCTCTTCTCTCAATGCCATGGTTTATGTCCGAGGACATGCGGAGGATTACAACCGCTGGAGTGAGGAAGGAGCCGAGGGCTGGGACTACAACCACTGTCTGCCTTATTTCCGCAAGGCCCAGACTCATGAGCTGGGCCCTAACCAGTACCGGGGTGGGGAGGGCCCCCTGTATGTGTCCAGGGGCAAGAGCAACCACCCCCTGCACCACGCCTTTCTGGAGGCAGCCCAGCAGGCAGGCTACCCTTTCACCGAGGACATGAATGGTTTCCAACAGGAAGGCTTTGGCTGGATGGACATGACCATCTACAAAG GTCTTCGATGGAGTACTGCCAGTGCTTACCTCCGTCCTGCCCTGACCCGACCCAATTTGACAGCAGAATCTGGAACCTTTGTGACCAGAATTCTGTTTGACAGGACCAGAGCTATAGGCGTGGAGTACATTCAGAGTGGCCAGAAGAAAAAG GTTTATGCTAGCAAAGAGGTGATTCTGAGTGGAGGAGCCATCAACTCACCCCAGCTGCTCATGCTGTCTGGAATTGGGAATGCAGATGACCTCAAAAAACACGGGATCCCTGTTGTTTGTAACCTTCCCG GTGTTGGCCAGAACCTGCAAGACCATTTGGAGATGTACATCCAGCAGGAATGCACTCAGCCCATCACTCTGTACTCGGCCCAGAAGCCTATTCGGAAGATGGCCATTGGGCTGGAGTGGCTCTGGAAATTTTCAG gGTGGGGAGCTACTGCCCATCTTGAAACTGGTGGATTCATCCGGAGCCGTCCTGGTGTTCCTCACCCTGACATTCAGTTCcacttcttgccttctcaagtgaTTGACCATGGGCGAGTCCCAAGTCAGCAGGAAGCTTACCAG GTGCATGTGGGGACCATGCGGAGCATGAGTGTGGGCTGGCTGAAACTGAAAAGTGCCAACCCCATGGACCACCCAATTATTGAACCTAACTACATGTCAACAG aAGCAGATATTGAGGAGTTCCGTCTCTCTGTGAAGCTAACCAGAGAAATTTTTGCCCAGAAAGCCCTGGAGCCATTCCGGGGCCAGGAGCTCCAGCCTGGAAGTCACGTGCAGTCTGACCAAGACATTGATGCCTTTGTCAGGGCAAAGGCCGACAGTGCCTATCATCCTTCGTGCACATGTAAGATGGGCCAGCCCTCTGACCCCACTGCAGTCGTGGATCCTCAGGCCAGAGTCATTGGCGTAGAGAACCTGCGGGTGGTGGATGCATCTATAATGCCCAGTGTGGTCAGTGGCAACCTCAATGCACCCACCATCATGATAGCAGAGAAAGCCTCTGACATGATCCGAGGGCTTCCAGCGCTCTGTGATGAGGGTGTTCCCGTCTACAGGCCTAAGACCTTGGAAACCCAGCGATAA
- the CHDH gene encoding choline dehydrogenase, mitochondrial isoform X1, protein MCKKPQGQRILLLRVRSMSLFLRASSKKWSLSPMAGLVRLAHQAILNGGKRDTYSYIIVGAGSAGCVLSHRLSEDTNSTVLVLEAGPKDIFLGSKRLTWKVHMPAALVSNLCDNKYNWYYHTTPQKGMNQRVMYWPRGRIWGGSSSLNAMVYVRGHAEDYNRWSEEGAEGWDYNHCLPYFRKAQTHELGPNQYRGGEGPLYVSRGKSNHPLHHAFLEAAQQAGYPFTEDMNGFQQEGFGWMDMTIYKGLRWSTASAYLRPALTRPNLTAESGTFVTRILFDRTRAIGVEYIQSGQKKKVYASKEVILSGGAINSPQLLMLSGIGNADDLKKHGIPVVCNLPGVGQNLQDHLEMYIQQECTQPITLYSAQKPIRKMAIGLEWLWKFSGWGATAHLETGGFIRSRPGVPHPDIQFHFLPSQVIDHGRVPSQQEAYQVHVGTMRSMSVGWLKLKSANPMDHPIIEPNYMSTEADIEEFRLSVKLTREIFAQKALEPFRGQELQPGSHVQSDQDIDAFVRAKADSAYHPSCTCKMGQPSDPTAVVDPQARVIGVENLRVVDASIMPSVVSGNLNAPTIMIAEKASDMIRGLPALCDEGVPVYRPKTLETQR, encoded by the exons ATGTGCAAAAAACCACAAG GGCAAAGGATTTTGCTGCTCCGGGTGAGGAGCATGTCTCTGTTCCTCCGAGCCTCCTCTAAGAAGTGGAGCCTCTCTCCTATGGCTGGGCTGGTGAGGCTCGCCCATCAGGCCATTTTGAATGGTGGGAAAAGAGACACCTACAGCTATATCATCGTCGGGGCTGGGTCTGCTGGCTGTGTCCTGAGCCACCGGCTATCAGAAGATACCAACAGCACTGTGCTGGTCCTGGAGGCTGGACCCAAAGACATCTTCTTAGGCAGTAAGCGACTCACATGGAAGGTCCACATGCCTGCTGCCCTGGTCTCAAACCTCTGTGATAATAAGTACAACTGGTATTACCATACCACCCCCCAGAAGGGCATGAACCAGCGAGTCATGTACTGGCCCCGGGGCCGCATCTGGGGTGGCTCCTCTTCTCTCAATGCCATGGTTTATGTCCGAGGACATGCGGAGGATTACAACCGCTGGAGTGAGGAAGGAGCCGAGGGCTGGGACTACAACCACTGTCTGCCTTATTTCCGCAAGGCCCAGACTCATGAGCTGGGCCCTAACCAGTACCGGGGTGGGGAGGGCCCCCTGTATGTGTCCAGGGGCAAGAGCAACCACCCCCTGCACCACGCCTTTCTGGAGGCAGCCCAGCAGGCAGGCTACCCTTTCACCGAGGACATGAATGGTTTCCAACAGGAAGGCTTTGGCTGGATGGACATGACCATCTACAAAG GTCTTCGATGGAGTACTGCCAGTGCTTACCTCCGTCCTGCCCTGACCCGACCCAATTTGACAGCAGAATCTGGAACCTTTGTGACCAGAATTCTGTTTGACAGGACCAGAGCTATAGGCGTGGAGTACATTCAGAGTGGCCAGAAGAAAAAG GTTTATGCTAGCAAAGAGGTGATTCTGAGTGGAGGAGCCATCAACTCACCCCAGCTGCTCATGCTGTCTGGAATTGGGAATGCAGATGACCTCAAAAAACACGGGATCCCTGTTGTTTGTAACCTTCCCG GTGTTGGCCAGAACCTGCAAGACCATTTGGAGATGTACATCCAGCAGGAATGCACTCAGCCCATCACTCTGTACTCGGCCCAGAAGCCTATTCGGAAGATGGCCATTGGGCTGGAGTGGCTCTGGAAATTTTCAG gGTGGGGAGCTACTGCCCATCTTGAAACTGGTGGATTCATCCGGAGCCGTCCTGGTGTTCCTCACCCTGACATTCAGTTCcacttcttgccttctcaagtgaTTGACCATGGGCGAGTCCCAAGTCAGCAGGAAGCTTACCAG GTGCATGTGGGGACCATGCGGAGCATGAGTGTGGGCTGGCTGAAACTGAAAAGTGCCAACCCCATGGACCACCCAATTATTGAACCTAACTACATGTCAACAG aAGCAGATATTGAGGAGTTCCGTCTCTCTGTGAAGCTAACCAGAGAAATTTTTGCCCAGAAAGCCCTGGAGCCATTCCGGGGCCAGGAGCTCCAGCCTGGAAGTCACGTGCAGTCTGACCAAGACATTGATGCCTTTGTCAGGGCAAAGGCCGACAGTGCCTATCATCCTTCGTGCACATGTAAGATGGGCCAGCCCTCTGACCCCACTGCAGTCGTGGATCCTCAGGCCAGAGTCATTGGCGTAGAGAACCTGCGGGTGGTGGATGCATCTATAATGCCCAGTGTGGTCAGTGGCAACCTCAATGCACCCACCATCATGATAGCAGAGAAAGCCTCTGACATGATCCGAGGGCTTCCAGCGCTCTGTGATGAGGGTGTTCCCGTCTACAGGCCTAAGACCTTGGAAACCCAGCGATAA